One genomic segment of Ignavibacteriota bacterium includes these proteins:
- a CDS encoding T9SS type A sorting domain-containing protein produces the protein MTHSQLAYKLLVFHFPVYFFKAKLKYILALILMNLFHLLLPDELYCQSGNAFRLREKLPEVIAPCRDSAPGYCVSIGGSTVYERITNVHVLERPGNILDITVDVFIANPTNCQFGKPCPVYDKNPENVNVWIDWNGNKIWEPNEKVLDAALTSYNINYGKSMVAKATVNIPPNVIKPTYLRANLGWGFDPEDPCGSFWGYGNVVDQLVLWNMKVANITAISNVEMLDVTTPLLWSADYDERGDTLNTVSNFPLAASMKNGFVTLWINLKSFPSSIGDDSRTDVEWKVVGTNSKKAIEGGIDRIIGKSGFLNVDFPQKIGMYDLKLKFKFKNNLNNNIGEQIISLPFWISYDKPQIPTKKIWLQKAIEWTQGIQMSNSIEYELAQKIMEGIYSKSGWQYNTSVFQWFKLIEGSETYGGNCVVMANIWLNLLKSLGVGGVSTVIVEGKVDNKGFMSIPGIKAFGSLPSKNGNATKEYILYPTYDRWIFQQHTFGQLGNRYFDPTFNITGSEKYFHVAHSIIGMNPRMDFFITDAGGPTIQKNGNNDFAEGWMAYTYKYETLRNNISLNRNEPVNAAFTGSFSEKLIDNNNDEIFDQLSGNVGVEITNPGKFMVTGYLRKDNRLITSQPYYASPVSWFEIVGPQAGIIEVHPLFSGEKIFTEEMNGSYNIYLTLTDSTGAIIDTALFNTSTFNYQQFGELPARILSLYENAVDTNSDVFFDILKINAEIISNKTNQYLIQKSLFHQGQVLTSESESLILNSGNNLLDLSIGGKPIAISGFNGPFILSLQVSDMDGNQTAYHEIQTSNYLASQFNPPIAKIIGGNSDQGVDINSNGLFDTLRVSISVQTLNSGSYSILAWLMGENGENISLARSKGFIGIGMNDIELNFPGVNINNNQLDGPYKIGYAIMYDDSSNLIFSGIDIYKTQNYSASQFEEPETQIISTTGTYSENSMDIDSDGLIDSLIVQIEVVPKDSGNVVAYGRLVDSKSETILWSYASKILKENIPQWINLQFDGRFIYGGLENGPYQLRDLQIYHSGDPEQPIYIPEAYTTQTYKYTDFKKTGVITGIISDANDNPVANAFLKISNNDNDYSNNYGKYNLVLLSKGEFIVKIEGLDTSKIQWSINMNGNQLDVGDSVKINVDTNQIVIVDFKAPIVLSYKQGVYSENLPKEYFLGQNYPNPFNPSTQFEFALPKKSNIKLKIFDALGNEIANLINESKPAGNYQGSFNAVGLPSGIYFYRLETEGFSETRKMLLIK, from the coding sequence ATGACACATAGTCAACTAGCCTATAAATTATTAGTATTTCATTTTCCAGTATACTTTTTCAAGGCTAAACTAAAGTATATTTTGGCTTTAATATTAATGAATTTGTTTCACCTTTTACTACCGGATGAGTTATATTGTCAATCTGGTAATGCTTTCAGACTACGCGAGAAACTGCCTGAAGTTATTGCGCCTTGTAGAGATAGTGCCCCAGGTTATTGTGTATCAATAGGTGGGAGTACAGTCTATGAAAGGATAACAAATGTACATGTTTTAGAAAGACCAGGAAATATATTAGATATCACAGTTGATGTATTCATTGCAAATCCAACAAATTGCCAATTTGGAAAACCATGTCCGGTTTATGATAAAAATCCAGAAAATGTAAATGTTTGGATAGACTGGAATGGCAATAAAATTTGGGAACCGAATGAAAAAGTGCTTGATGCTGCTTTAACAAGTTATAACATAAATTACGGGAAGAGTATGGTAGCTAAAGCCACTGTGAATATTCCACCCAATGTTATAAAACCCACATATTTAAGGGCAAATTTAGGGTGGGGATTTGATCCTGAAGATCCATGCGGTTCTTTTTGGGGTTATGGAAATGTGGTCGATCAACTTGTTTTATGGAATATGAAAGTCGCCAATATTACTGCAATTTCTAATGTGGAAATGCTTGATGTAACTACACCTTTATTGTGGTCGGCTGATTACGATGAACGTGGCGATACACTCAATACAGTATCAAATTTTCCGCTAGCAGCTAGTATGAAAAACGGATTTGTAACTTTATGGATAAATCTTAAATCATTTCCTTCATCTATTGGAGACGATTCAAGAACAGATGTTGAATGGAAAGTTGTTGGAACTAATTCTAAGAAAGCGATTGAAGGGGGGATCGATAGAATAATTGGCAAGAGTGGTTTTTTAAATGTCGATTTTCCTCAAAAGATTGGCATGTACGATCTGAAATTAAAATTCAAGTTCAAGAATAATCTGAATAACAATATTGGGGAGCAGATTATTTCATTACCATTTTGGATTAGTTATGATAAACCGCAGATACCAACAAAAAAAATTTGGCTCCAAAAAGCAATCGAGTGGACTCAGGGAATACAAATGTCAAATTCAATAGAGTATGAGCTTGCACAAAAGATAATGGAGGGAATTTATTCAAAAAGTGGCTGGCAGTATAATACATCAGTATTCCAGTGGTTCAAGCTTATTGAAGGTTCAGAAACTTATGGTGGTAATTGTGTGGTAATGGCTAACATATGGTTAAATTTGCTCAAATCATTAGGTGTTGGAGGCGTATCAACAGTTATTGTTGAAGGAAAAGTTGATAATAAAGGTTTTATGTCAATACCAGGAATAAAAGCATTTGGTTCACTACCAAGTAAAAATGGCAATGCAACTAAAGAATATATTTTGTATCCAACGTATGATCGCTGGATTTTTCAACAGCATACTTTTGGCCAATTGGGTAATAGATACTTCGATCCGACTTTTAATATAACTGGAAGTGAAAAATATTTTCATGTTGCTCACAGTATTATAGGTATGAACCCTCGCATGGATTTCTTTATTACTGATGCAGGAGGACCAACTATTCAAAAGAACGGCAATAATGATTTTGCAGAAGGATGGATGGCGTATACTTATAAATATGAGACATTAAGGAATAATATATCTTTAAATAGAAATGAACCTGTAAATGCCGCATTTACAGGATCGTTTTCAGAAAAGTTAATTGATAATAATAATGATGAGATTTTTGATCAGCTTTCAGGAAATGTTGGTGTAGAAATAACGAATCCAGGAAAATTTATGGTAACTGGATATTTGAGAAAGGATAACCGCTTAATTACATCGCAACCCTATTATGCATCACCCGTAAGTTGGTTTGAAATCGTTGGACCGCAAGCTGGGATAATTGAGGTTCATCCTCTTTTTAGTGGTGAAAAGATTTTTACTGAAGAGATGAATGGTTCTTACAACATATATTTAACACTAACAGATAGTACTGGTGCAATTATAGATACTGCACTTTTTAATACTTCTACATTTAATTATCAACAATTCGGTGAGTTGCCAGCAAGGATATTAAGTTTGTATGAAAATGCAGTTGATACAAACAGTGATGTTTTTTTTGATATATTAAAAATAAATGCGGAAATCATATCTAACAAAACGAATCAATATTTAATTCAAAAATCTTTATTCCATCAAGGACAAGTGCTAACTTCCGAAAGTGAATCTTTAATATTAAACTCTGGAAATAATCTATTAGACTTATCAATTGGTGGCAAACCAATTGCGATATCAGGATTTAATGGACCCTTTATCCTTTCACTCCAAGTATCAGATATGGATGGAAATCAGACTGCCTATCATGAGATTCAGACTTCCAATTATTTGGCAAGTCAATTCAATCCACCAATTGCAAAGATAATCGGAGGAAATTCTGATCAAGGGGTTGATATTAACTCAAATGGACTATTTGATACGCTAAGGGTTTCGATTAGTGTACAGACTTTGAATTCCGGTTCTTACTCCATACTTGCATGGCTGATGGGAGAAAATGGAGAAAACATAAGTTTGGCACGATCGAAAGGTTTTATAGGAATTGGGATGAATGATATTGAACTAAATTTTCCTGGGGTCAACATTAATAATAACCAGTTGGATGGTCCATATAAAATAGGATATGCAATTATGTATGATGATAGCTCAAATTTAATATTTTCAGGTATTGATATTTATAAAACACAAAATTATTCTGCATCACAATTTGAAGAACCAGAAACACAAATTATTTCAACAACAGGAACTTATTCTGAGAATTCGATGGATATTGATTCCGATGGGTTAATCGATAGTCTTATTGTTCAAATTGAAGTTGTCCCAAAAGATTCAGGAAATGTGGTTGCGTATGGTCGCCTGGTAGATTCAAAGAGTGAAACCATTTTATGGTCCTATGCAAGTAAAATACTAAAAGAGAATATCCCACAATGGATAAACTTACAATTTGATGGAAGATTTATATACGGAGGTTTGGAAAATGGTCCATACCAACTTAGAGATCTTCAAATTTATCATTCTGGAGATCCTGAACAACCAATTTATATTCCTGAAGCTTATACAACACAAACTTATAAATATACAGACTTTAAAAAAACTGGAGTAATAACAGGAATAATTTCCGATGCAAATGATAACCCGGTAGCAAATGCATTTTTAAAAATTTCTAATAATGATAACGATTACTCAAATAATTATGGTAAATACAATTTGGTTCTGTTATCAAAAGGTGAATTTATTGTAAAAATTGAAGGACTCGATACTTCCAAAATTCAGTGGTCAATTAACATGAATGGAAACCAATTAGATGTAGGTGATTCAGTGAAAATAAATGTAGACACAAATCAAATTGTAATTGTTGATTTCAAAGCACCAATAGTTTTAAGTTATAAGCAAGGAGTATATTCAGAAAATTTACCTAAAGAATATTTCTTAGGACAGAACTATCCTAATCCGTTCAATCCATCTACGCAATTTGAATTTGCGCTTCCAAAGAAATCTAACATAAAACTTAAAATTTTTGATGCTTTAGGTAATGAAATTGCAAATTTGATTAACGAATCAAAACCCGCTGGTAATTATCAAGGTAGTTTTAATGCAGTTGGTCTGCCAAGTGGAATTTATTTTTATAGATTAGAAACGGAAGGGTTTAGCGAAACCAGAAAAATGTTATTGATAAAATAA
- a CDS encoding response regulator transcription factor, with the protein MNVDIYIDANLILEKMKTMYSAEVLIIEDNELLRDSLKEVINKSDSITCENTFNSGEVACEVIKKKELVPDIILLDIGLPGINGVDLIPELKILTPSSKIVILTVHDDNENVFNAICAGASGYLLKDLSCEEIIASLLDVMNGGAPMNSHIANKVLNMFRDQNVKSSAYNLSEREKEILSLLVEGLSKKQIGKKIFLSHHTVDSYLRNIYIKLEVHSRSNAITKALKEKII; encoded by the coding sequence TTGAATGTGGATATTTATATTGATGCAAATTTAATTTTAGAAAAAATGAAAACAATGTACTCAGCTGAAGTATTGATCATTGAGGATAATGAACTGCTTCGAGACTCACTCAAGGAGGTCATAAACAAAAGTGATTCGATAACATGTGAAAATACGTTTAACTCCGGAGAAGTTGCTTGTGAAGTTATAAAAAAAAAGGAATTAGTCCCCGATATAATTTTACTAGATATCGGATTGCCGGGGATTAATGGGGTTGACTTAATTCCTGAGTTAAAAATATTGACGCCATCTTCTAAAATTGTTATCCTAACAGTTCACGATGATAATGAAAATGTTTTTAACGCAATTTGTGCAGGAGCTTCGGGATATTTATTAAAAGATTTATCGTGTGAGGAAATTATAGCATCTCTACTTGATGTTATGAATGGAGGTGCTCCAATGAACTCACATATTGCTAATAAAGTACTAAATATGTTTAGAGATCAAAATGTTAAATCGAGTGCATATAATTTATCTGAAAGAGAAAAAGAAATATTAAGCTTATTAGTTGAGGGACTAAGTAAAAAACAAATAGGGAAAAAAATATTTCTAAGTCATCATACAGTCGATTCTTATCTACGCAACATCTATATAAAGCTTGAAGTTCATTCCCGAAGTAATGCTATAACTAAAGCACTTAAAGAAAAAATAATTTAG
- a CDS encoding T9SS type A sorting domain-containing protein, producing MNNYLKTFLLIIFFANLINSQSDWIPETSFGNNGTTRINFGSAHSDYPNDILLLPDNKILIGGITTSSTEGYFVSMTQLLENGQLDSSNFGIDGKVLIHFVGRDHANVLKLQNDGKILAAGAEANSNASSAITPSLYRFNADGSLDTTFGNSGRVVQRFTGNSAGTLYGIKVLDDGRILVTGVSSTIHGFGAMRFLPNGQLDPNFGVGGIARISYPIGGHSVASLFLADTAIIMATVDISPTNIVLAMMDSSGNPYSNFGDNGVLQTDIVGKYNFSGGETLLLTEDDKILLSATTPNSSPTKFSVFRFFLDGSLDSTFGTNGRTDIAFSSSDVCYDMTLDYNGKILLVGKGGGGSGLMRLNSDGSPDTTFGPEGKFTYDLSIGNGSNYLRSCLPLSNGRIIAAGIDHTSNSGDYVVVKLTQNPTGVDDQNFIQPNDFALYQNYPNPFNPITTIKYSVSVKSYIRLSVYDILGREVSTLVNESKHAGNYEIEFDASHLASGIYFYRLQADPFIETKKMILLR from the coding sequence GTGAACAACTATCTGAAAACTTTTTTACTTATAATATTCTTTGCAAATCTCATTAATTCACAATCTGACTGGATTCCAGAAACTTCATTTGGAAACAACGGTACTACAAGAATTAATTTTGGATCCGCACATAGTGATTATCCAAACGATATACTTCTTCTTCCTGATAATAAAATTCTTATTGGCGGTATAACAACATCAAGCACAGAGGGATATTTTGTATCAATGACTCAACTTTTGGAAAATGGGCAACTTGATAGTTCAAATTTTGGAATAGATGGTAAAGTCCTGATTCACTTTGTTGGAAGAGACCACGCTAATGTTCTAAAATTGCAAAATGATGGGAAAATTTTAGCAGCAGGTGCTGAAGCAAATAGTAATGCATCAAGTGCAATTACACCTTCGTTATATCGATTTAATGCTGATGGTTCTTTAGACACAACCTTTGGCAATAGCGGTAGAGTAGTGCAAAGATTTACTGGAAATTCGGCTGGTACATTATATGGAATTAAAGTGTTAGATGATGGTAGAATTTTAGTTACGGGTGTCAGTTCTACAATTCATGGATTTGGAGCGATGCGTTTTCTACCAAATGGTCAACTTGATCCTAATTTTGGAGTTGGAGGGATTGCAAGAATAAGTTACCCAATAGGGGGTCATTCTGTAGCAAGTCTTTTCCTTGCTGATACCGCAATTATTATGGCGACGGTTGATATATCACCCACCAATATCGTATTGGCTATGATGGATAGTTCGGGGAATCCATACTCAAATTTTGGTGATAATGGAGTTTTGCAGACTGATATCGTGGGTAAATATAATTTTTCGGGTGGTGAAACACTTCTACTAACAGAAGACGATAAAATATTATTATCGGCAACTACACCAAATTCAAGTCCAACAAAGTTTTCAGTATTCAGATTTTTTCTTGATGGTTCTCTAGATTCCACATTCGGAACAAACGGCAGAACAGATATCGCTTTTTCATCGAGTGATGTTTGCTATGATATGACACTTGATTATAACGGAAAAATTTTGCTGGTTGGAAAGGGTGGCGGTGGGTCCGGATTGATGAGATTAAATTCTGATGGCTCACCAGACACAACTTTTGGACCTGAAGGAAAATTTACTTATGATCTTTCAATTGGAAATGGTTCAAATTATCTAAGAAGTTGTCTCCCATTATCTAATGGGCGCATTATTGCAGCAGGAATTGATCATACAAGTAACAGTGGTGATTACGTTGTTGTTAAGTTAACTCAGAATCCTACCGGAGTTGATGACCAGAACTTCATTCAACCAAATGATTTTGCTCTTTATCAGAATTATCCAAACCCATTTAACCCAATAACAACAATAAAATACAGTGTAAGTGTTAAATCATATATACGTTTATCTGTCTATGACATTTTAGGAAGAGAAGTATCAACATTAGTTAATGAATCAAAACATGCGGGAAATTATGAAATAGAGTTTGATGCTTCACATCTTGCAAGCGGAATTTATTTCTATAGGCTGCAAGCAGATCCATTTATTGAAACAAAAAAGATGATTCTGCTTAGATAA
- a CDS encoding T9SS type A sorting domain-containing protein: protein MNETTQEKLFSFSSIELAQNDSVKVENPDSNKIKLTSFGSAKDYDIELNFVNENGIGRFGEFNIPLTSNSSHTITPNWNNVTNTDLKILVDEGNDGTVDDTLSLTNKLTGIENKQGSLLPTEYKLEQNYPNPFNPTTTISYQIPINKHVTIKVYDVLGREIATLIDEYKQAGIYKLEFNASQLVSGVYFYKLRAGSFVQTKKMIIMR, encoded by the coding sequence ATGAATGAAACTACTCAAGAGAAACTATTCTCATTCAGTTCAATAGAACTTGCGCAGAATGATTCAGTAAAGGTAGAAAATCCCGACAGCAATAAAATAAAACTTACTTCGTTTGGCTCAGCGAAAGATTATGATATTGAACTAAACTTTGTAAATGAAAACGGAATTGGAAGGTTTGGAGAGTTTAATATTCCGTTAACATCTAACAGTTCACATACAATTACTCCTAACTGGAATAATGTAACAAACACCGACCTAAAGATATTGGTAGATGAAGGTAACGATGGAACGGTTGACGACACATTATCATTAACAAATAAACTAACTGGGATTGAAAATAAGCAAGGATCATTACTACCAACAGAATATAAGTTAGAACAGAACTATCCTAATCCTTTCAACCCAACCACAACAATTAGCTATCAAATACCGATTAACAAACATGTAACAATAAAAGTATATGATGTTCTAGGAAGAGAGATAGCAACTTTGATTGATGAATATAAACAAGCGGGTATCTATAAATTGGAATTTAATGCTTCACAACTTGTAAGCGGAGTATACTTTTATAAACTTAGAGCAGGTTCTTTTGTTCAAACTAAGAAGATGATCATAATGAGGTAA
- a CDS encoding T9SS type A sorting domain-containing protein: MKTFFYFVVLNILLCLNVKAQRFGNALQYDGVNDYVDMGYDSTFDVRIAVTYEAWINPDTTLNGFIFNKWADFAESKQFEFFGNRVYFYLYDVFGGTQLVSSPSIPIHEYTHVAATYDGSTAKLYINGVFDTSKAVGSGVGNSTRNLYFGFNPIRPDWSPPFKGIIDEVRIWNVARTESEIQSTMNQILNGNETGLIAYWKFDEGTGTITYDATSNHNDGTISGAIWVPSVTSVKNNSNATQLFNLFQNYPNPFNPSTSIKYTIGSYQLVTLKVYDILGRGIATLVNEYKLAGSYETEFDASKLVSGIYFYKLNTGSFTEIRKMILLR; this comes from the coding sequence ATGAAAACTTTTTTCTACTTTGTAGTTCTAAACATTCTATTGTGCTTAAACGTAAAAGCTCAAAGGTTTGGCAATGCTCTTCAATATGATGGTGTGAATGACTATGTAGATATGGGATATGATTCAACATTTGATGTAAGAATTGCTGTAACTTATGAAGCGTGGATAAATCCAGATACCACTTTAAACGGGTTTATTTTTAATAAATGGGCTGACTTCGCAGAAAGCAAGCAATTTGAATTTTTTGGTAATCGGGTATATTTTTATTTATACGACGTTTTCGGAGGAACACAGCTCGTATCATCTCCTTCCATTCCAATTCATGAATACACTCACGTTGCAGCAACTTACGATGGTTCAACTGCAAAGTTGTACATCAACGGTGTATTTGACACGAGCAAAGCTGTTGGAAGCGGAGTCGGTAACTCTACCCGCAATCTTTATTTTGGTTTTAATCCGATAAGACCTGATTGGAGTCCTCCATTTAAAGGAATAATTGATGAAGTCCGCATATGGAATGTTGCAAGGACAGAATCCGAAATTCAATCTACAATGAACCAAATTTTGAATGGAAACGAAACCGGTTTAATCGCATACTGGAAATTTGACGAAGGAACGGGTACAATAACATACGATGCAACCAGCAATCATAACGATGGCACTATCAGTGGGGCTATTTGGGTTCCAAGTGTGACTTCTGTAAAAAATAATTCTAATGCTACTCAATTATTTAACCTTTTCCAAAATTATCCAAATCCATTTAACCCAAGCACAAGCATTAAGTATACAATAGGTAGTTACCAACTAGTAACACTAAAAGTTTATGATATACTAGGAAGGGGAATAGCAACACTTGTGAATGAGTACAAACTAGCAGGAAGCTACGAAACTGAATTTGATGCATCCAAACTTGTAAGCGGAATTTATTTTTATAAACTCAATACTGGTTCTTTTACTGAAATTAGGAAAATGATTTTGCTTAGATAA
- a CDS encoding T9SS type A sorting domain-containing protein, whose protein sequence is MNPRYNQSIRFYWLIIANLIFISIIMNAQDTARFIGLGHLPNGDFSRANDISANGLVVVGYDKGYSFQWTETGGLVALPMYLNSINSVAQAVSGDGSVIVGQASLPGTPNNINKAVSWAGGTVSPLTPISNSVPASEISAQDICSDGTKIVGVYKHDFNEPNDPFEAVMWNSSGVKLLGKLPGANHSFAYAISADGNVIVGYCKYPIFSEAFRSVGGGSLQSLGTGGYFSSIAHGTSYDGEVIVGSISTISDGPSIAARWTSKGGWDLLQGTTVNSNAFDVSASGDIIVGQMSGIAFIWDRNNGARDLKFVLENVYDLDLTGWTLDIAHSIDSSGTVIVGQGTHNGMTEAWYAKLPQLKITKPTKNIKWIAGENDTIKWGGGKMNQFLQIDYSADSGKTFNIIDFIANGDTGIYVWDVPKNILSKKCMIRIVDMADTTITDTSEVFKIKPYILTRDSSGQYEPYRPSEDQWGFWNLEAHMFPLTWYQQFNYQGVDPFTGSQYSQWQGGYVFDSANSSNFPDWVSWVNAFGVNACYFTIAGIVTDIYKFAALQKWEAVKKPWKGSCFGIAASNALAFAYKGQFQTRYNSIFPPFVNPKTVLSNDGVKKVVNELFTHQFGNPSQQSQIGRWNVLTPNQTLNEIKTMLKEDNVSPRTLSIWNNNGAGGHNILPYKLEQEVVMKHKYNLYVYDNSYPFSIPAIIKIDTLGNSLNGTWTTLYGWANWGGPKYLMLENESNVYLKNASLPKHAEGYTSPFVLSSNELEIYTNINANTRIIDALGNVTGFSNGSILVEIPNSVPLTYLDGSETPPYGYSLPTENYSVIVDNFTSDTVKTFFFTGNKSFTYKRFDAEQNQTDRLFFDGGLSFTNPDPQSKTISLLNIMNETTQEKLFSFSSIELAQNDSVKVENPDSNKIKLTSFGSAKDYDIELNFVNENGIGRFGEFNIPLTSNSSHTITPNWNNVTNTDLKILVDEGNDGTVDDTLSLTNKLTGIENKQGSILPTEFKLEQNYPNPFNPITTISYQIPINKHVTIKVYDVLGKEVATLIDEFKPAGIHRVEFCTSNFSSGVYFYKLIAGKYIDVKKMVLLK, encoded by the coding sequence ATGAATCCTAGATATAATCAATCAATTAGATTTTATTGGCTAATCATTGCAAATCTTATATTTATTTCGATAATTATGAATGCACAAGATACTGCGCGATTCATCGGGTTAGGACATTTGCCAAACGGAGACTTTAGTCGTGCAAACGATATTTCCGCAAATGGATTAGTGGTTGTTGGTTATGATAAGGGTTATTCATTTCAATGGACAGAGACGGGTGGACTCGTAGCTTTGCCTATGTATCTAAATTCAATAAATAGCGTTGCACAAGCTGTTTCAGGTGATGGATCGGTCATTGTCGGGCAAGCAAGTTTGCCTGGTACTCCTAACAATATTAATAAAGCTGTAAGTTGGGCTGGAGGTACGGTTTCGCCGCTTACTCCAATATCGAATAGTGTCCCAGCATCAGAAATTAGTGCTCAGGATATATGTTCGGATGGGACAAAAATCGTCGGCGTTTATAAACATGATTTTAATGAGCCTAATGATCCTTTTGAAGCAGTAATGTGGAATAGCAGTGGCGTAAAACTCCTTGGTAAACTGCCTGGGGCAAATCATAGTTTTGCTTATGCAATATCTGCTGATGGCAATGTTATTGTTGGTTACTGTAAGTATCCAATTTTTTCAGAAGCTTTCAGAAGTGTAGGGGGTGGATCACTTCAGTCATTAGGCACAGGCGGATATTTTTCAAGCATTGCACATGGAACATCGTACGATGGGGAAGTAATTGTTGGCTCTATTTCGACAATTTCGGATGGTCCGAGCATTGCCGCAAGGTGGACTTCCAAAGGAGGGTGGGATCTATTACAGGGAACAACAGTAAACAGCAATGCTTTTGACGTATCTGCGAGCGGCGATATTATTGTTGGTCAAATGTCAGGGATCGCATTCATTTGGGATAGAAACAATGGTGCACGCGATCTCAAATTTGTTCTGGAAAATGTTTACGATTTAGATCTCACGGGTTGGACGCTCGATATTGCACACTCAATAGATAGTTCTGGAACAGTTATTGTTGGACAAGGAACACACAATGGAATGACAGAGGCATGGTATGCGAAGCTACCTCAATTAAAAATAACCAAGCCAACAAAAAATATAAAATGGATCGCTGGTGAAAATGATACAATCAAATGGGGTGGTGGGAAGATGAATCAATTCTTGCAGATTGATTATAGTGCAGATTCGGGAAAGACATTTAATATTATAGATTTTATAGCCAATGGTGACACTGGGATTTATGTGTGGGATGTTCCCAAAAATATACTATCAAAAAAATGTATGATAAGAATAGTTGATATGGCTGATACAACTATAACAGATACTAGTGAAGTATTTAAGATCAAACCCTACATACTCACACGAGACAGCAGCGGACAGTATGAACCTTACAGACCTAGCGAAGATCAATGGGGATTTTGGAATTTAGAAGCCCATATGTTCCCACTGACGTGGTATCAGCAGTTCAACTATCAAGGGGTAGATCCATTTACAGGAAGCCAGTATTCACAGTGGCAAGGAGGATATGTCTTTGACTCTGCAAACTCTTCAAATTTTCCTGACTGGGTTTCATGGGTGAATGCATTTGGTGTTAATGCATGTTATTTTACAATAGCAGGTATAGTCACAGATATATACAAATTTGCAGCACTGCAAAAATGGGAAGCAGTAAAAAAGCCTTGGAAGGGTTCATGTTTTGGAATTGCTGCATCAAATGCACTCGCTTTCGCCTATAAAGGACAATTTCAAACCAGGTACAACAGTATCTTTCCGCCATTCGTAAATCCCAAAACGGTTCTATCCAATGATGGTGTAAAGAAAGTAGTAAACGAGCTATTTACACATCAATTTGGAAATCCTTCCCAGCAATCTCAAATTGGCAGATGGAATGTTTTAACTCCAAATCAGACTTTGAATGAAATTAAAACGATGTTAAAGGAAGATAATGTTTCTCCGAGAACATTATCTATTTGGAATAATAACGGAGCAGGAGGACACAATATATTGCCTTATAAACTTGAGCAAGAAGTAGTAATGAAGCATAAATATAATCTTTATGTATATGATAACAGCTATCCTTTCTCAATACCTGCTATAATAAAGATTGATACATTAGGAAACTCATTAAATGGAACTTGGACAACTTTATATGGTTGGGCAAATTGGGGCGGACCGAAATATTTAATGCTGGAAAATGAATCAAACGTTTATCTTAAAAATGCATCATTACCTAAACATGCAGAAGGATACACTTCTCCATTCGTACTTTCTTCAAATGAACTGGAGATTTATACAAACATAAATGCGAACACAAGAATAATCGATGCTCTTGGGAATGTTACTGGTTTTAGTAATGGTTCAATCTTAGTCGAAATTCCTAATTCAGTTCCATTGACATATCTGGATGGCAGTGAAACACCACCTTATGGGTATTCACTTCCAACAGAAAATTACTCAGTCATTGTTGACAATTTTACCTCAGACACAGTAAAGACATTCTTCTTCACAGGCAACAAATCATTTACTTACAAAAGATTTGATGCAGAGCAGAATCAAACAGACAGATTATTTTTTGATGGAGGATTATCTTTTACAAATCCAGATCCGCAGAGTAAAACTATTAGTCTTCTCAATATTATGAATGAAACTACTCAAGAGAAACTATTCTCATTCAGTTCAATAGAACTTGCGCAGAATGATTCAGTAAAGGTAGAAAATCCCGACAGCAATAAAATAAAACTTACTTCGTTTGGCTCAGCGAAAGATTATGATATTGAACTAAACTTTGTAAATGAAAACGGAATTGGAAGGTTTGGAGAGTTTAATATTCCGTTAACATCTAACAGTTCACATACAATTACTCCTAACTGGAATAATGTAACAAACACCGACCTAAAGATATTGGTAGATGAAGGTAACGATGGAACGGTTGACGACACATTATCATTAACAAATAAACTAACTGGGATTGAAAATAAGCAAGGATCAATACTTCCAACTGAATTTAAATTAGAACAGAACTATCCTAATCCTTTCAACCCAATCACAACAATTAGCTATCAAATACCGATTAACAAACATGTAACAATAAAAGTATATGATGTTCTAGGAAAAGAAGTAGCAACTTTGATTGATGAATTTAAACCGGCTGGTATACATAGAGTGGAATTTTGTACTTCAAATTTTTCAAGTGGCGTATACTTTTATAAATTGATAGCAGGTAAATATATTGACGTAAAGAAAATGGTTTTACTCAAATAA